In Cheilinus undulatus linkage group 14, ASM1832078v1, whole genome shotgun sequence, a genomic segment contains:
- the LOC121520930 gene encoding sestrin-1-like isoform X1: MRHAIAPAANVENNSFTVTSLLKICTHCERLSKKDLGIRIPRPLGNGPSRFIPEKEILKVSKVDARTQSIFEDAFAALGRLDNISLVMGFHPQYLESFLRTQHYLLQMDGPLSLHYRHYIGIMAAARHQCSYLVNLHVNDFLQVGGDPKWLKGLDEAPQKLQQLGELNKILAHRPWLLTKEHMEHLLKAEEHSWSLAELIHAVVLLTHYHSLASFTFGCGITPEIHCEGGHTFRPPSLSQYCVCDIANGNGHANHHEDLQGNQEMCGEVEVLMERMKQLQECRDDEEASQEEMATRFEREKTESMLVVTAEDEECAPSRDISRHFEDPSYGYKDFSRRGEHVPTFRVQDYSWEDHGFSLVNRLYPDVGQMLDEKFQMAYNLTYNTMATHKDVDTSMLRRAIWNYIHCMFGIRYDDYDYGEINQLLDRSFKIYIKTMVCSPEKTTKRMYESFWRQFQHSEKVHVNLLLMEARMQAELLYALRAITRYMT, from the exons ATGAGGCACGCAATCGCACCGGCAGCAAACGTGGAGAATAATTCTTTTACAGTGACAAGCCTGTTAAAGATATGTACCCATTGTGAACGGCTTAGCAAAAAG GACTTGGGAATAAGGATCCCAAGACCCTTAGGAAACGGACCAAGCAGATTTATCCCTGAAAAAGAG ATTCTCAAAGTCAGTAAAGTGGACGCCAGGACGCAGTCGATATTTGAGGATGCCTTTGCAGCCCTTGGTCGCCTTGATAACATCTCCCTGGTGATGGGCTTCCACCCACAGTACCTGGAGAGCTTCCTCCGGACGCAGCACTACCTGCTGCAGATGGATGGACCCCTTTCTTTGCACTACCGACACTACATCGGCATCATG GCGGCAGCTAGACACCAGTGTTCCTACTTGGTCAACCTGCATGTGAACGACTTCCTCCAGGTCGGCGGTGATCCCAAGTGGTTGAAGGGTCTCGATGAAGCACCCCAGAAACTGCAGCAGCTCGGGGAGCTCAACAAAATCCTGGCCCATCGACCCTGGCTCCTCACCAAGGAACACATGGAG catcttCTGAAAGCAGAGGAACACAGCTGGTCCTTGGCAGAGCTGATCCACGCTGTCGTCCTCCTCACACATTACCACTCCCTCGCATCCTTCACCTTCGGCTGCGGTATCACGCCTGAGATCCACTGCGAAGGCGGACACACTTTCAGACCCCCCTCCCTCAGTCAGTATTGCGTGTGTGATATTGCAAACGGCAATGGTCACGCTAATCACCATGAAGATCTACAGGGCAACCAG gagATGTGTGGTGAGGTGGAGGTGCTGATGGAGCGCATGAAGCAGCTGCAGGAGTGCCGTGACGATGAGGAGGCAAGCCAGGAGGAGATGGCAACCCGCTTCGAGAGGGAGAAGACCGAGAGTATGCTGGTGGTCACAGCAGAGGACGAGGAGTGTGCCCCTTCCAGAGACATCTCTCGACACTTTGAGGACCCCAGCTACGGCTACAAGGACTTCTCCAGGAGGGGGGAGCATGTGCCCACGTTCAGAGTGCAG GACTACAGCTGGGAGGATCATGGCTTCtcattggtcaacagactgtaCCCTGATGTGGGTCAGATGCTGGACGAGAAGTTCCAGATGGCCTACAATCTGACCTACAACACCATGGCAACGCACAAGGATGTGGACACCAGTATGCTGCGCAGGGCCATCTGGAACTACATCCACTGCATGTTCGGCATCAG GTATGACGACTACGATTATGGGGAGATAAATCAGCTTCTGGACCGCAGCTTTAAAATCTACATCAAGACCATGGTGTGTAGTCCTGAGAAGACCACCAAACGAATGTATGAGAGCTTCTGGAGGCAGTTTCAGCACTCCGAGAAG GTCCACGTTAATCTGCTTCTTATGGAAGCGCGAATGCAAGCAGAACTTTTATACGCTCTGAGAGCGATCACCCGCTACATGACATGA
- the LOC121520930 gene encoding sestrin-1-like isoform X2, translating to MRHAIAPAANVENNSFTVTSLLKICTHCERLSKKDLGIRIPRPLGNGPSRFIPEKEILKVSKVDARTQSIFEDAFAALGRLDNISLVMGFHPQYLESFLRTQHYLLQMDGPLSLHYRHYIGIMAAARHQCSYLVNLHVNDFLQVGGDPKWLKGLDEAPQKLQQLGELNKILAHRPWLLTKEHMEHLLKAEEHSWSLAELIHAVVLLTHYHSLASFTFGCGITPEIHCEGGHTFRPPSLSQYCVCDIANGNGHANHHEDLQGNQMCGEVEVLMERMKQLQECRDDEEASQEEMATRFEREKTESMLVVTAEDEECAPSRDISRHFEDPSYGYKDFSRRGEHVPTFRVQDYSWEDHGFSLVNRLYPDVGQMLDEKFQMAYNLTYNTMATHKDVDTSMLRRAIWNYIHCMFGIRYDDYDYGEINQLLDRSFKIYIKTMVCSPEKTTKRMYESFWRQFQHSEKVHVNLLLMEARMQAELLYALRAITRYMT from the exons ATGAGGCACGCAATCGCACCGGCAGCAAACGTGGAGAATAATTCTTTTACAGTGACAAGCCTGTTAAAGATATGTACCCATTGTGAACGGCTTAGCAAAAAG GACTTGGGAATAAGGATCCCAAGACCCTTAGGAAACGGACCAAGCAGATTTATCCCTGAAAAAGAG ATTCTCAAAGTCAGTAAAGTGGACGCCAGGACGCAGTCGATATTTGAGGATGCCTTTGCAGCCCTTGGTCGCCTTGATAACATCTCCCTGGTGATGGGCTTCCACCCACAGTACCTGGAGAGCTTCCTCCGGACGCAGCACTACCTGCTGCAGATGGATGGACCCCTTTCTTTGCACTACCGACACTACATCGGCATCATG GCGGCAGCTAGACACCAGTGTTCCTACTTGGTCAACCTGCATGTGAACGACTTCCTCCAGGTCGGCGGTGATCCCAAGTGGTTGAAGGGTCTCGATGAAGCACCCCAGAAACTGCAGCAGCTCGGGGAGCTCAACAAAATCCTGGCCCATCGACCCTGGCTCCTCACCAAGGAACACATGGAG catcttCTGAAAGCAGAGGAACACAGCTGGTCCTTGGCAGAGCTGATCCACGCTGTCGTCCTCCTCACACATTACCACTCCCTCGCATCCTTCACCTTCGGCTGCGGTATCACGCCTGAGATCCACTGCGAAGGCGGACACACTTTCAGACCCCCCTCCCTCAGTCAGTATTGCGTGTGTGATATTGCAAACGGCAATGGTCACGCTAATCACCATGAAGATCTACAGGGCAACCAG ATGTGTGGTGAGGTGGAGGTGCTGATGGAGCGCATGAAGCAGCTGCAGGAGTGCCGTGACGATGAGGAGGCAAGCCAGGAGGAGATGGCAACCCGCTTCGAGAGGGAGAAGACCGAGAGTATGCTGGTGGTCACAGCAGAGGACGAGGAGTGTGCCCCTTCCAGAGACATCTCTCGACACTTTGAGGACCCCAGCTACGGCTACAAGGACTTCTCCAGGAGGGGGGAGCATGTGCCCACGTTCAGAGTGCAG GACTACAGCTGGGAGGATCATGGCTTCtcattggtcaacagactgtaCCCTGATGTGGGTCAGATGCTGGACGAGAAGTTCCAGATGGCCTACAATCTGACCTACAACACCATGGCAACGCACAAGGATGTGGACACCAGTATGCTGCGCAGGGCCATCTGGAACTACATCCACTGCATGTTCGGCATCAG GTATGACGACTACGATTATGGGGAGATAAATCAGCTTCTGGACCGCAGCTTTAAAATCTACATCAAGACCATGGTGTGTAGTCCTGAGAAGACCACCAAACGAATGTATGAGAGCTTCTGGAGGCAGTTTCAGCACTCCGAGAAG GTCCACGTTAATCTGCTTCTTATGGAAGCGCGAATGCAAGCAGAACTTTTATACGCTCTGAGAGCGATCACCCGCTACATGACATGA